A genomic window from Gambusia affinis linkage group LG16, SWU_Gaff_1.0, whole genome shotgun sequence includes:
- the crip2 gene encoding cysteine-rich protein 2 → MASKCPKCDKTVYFAEKVSSLGKDWHKLCLKCDRCNKLLNAGGHAEHDGRPYCHKPCYAALFGPKGVNIGGAGSYVYDAPASDNTGGDSASKVEEKRVYAPKAPSKAGSITTFSGEANLCPRCNKKVYFAEKVTSLGKDWHRPCLRCERCSKTLAPGSHAEHDGQPYCHKPCYAVLFGPKGVNTGGVGSYIYDKEPSAVTQP, encoded by the exons CTGAGAAGGTGTCATCGCTTGGGAAGGACTGGCACAAACTGTGCCTCAAATGCGACCGCTGCAACAAGCTTCTGAATGCAGGAGGCCACGCAGAG CACGATGGAAGGCCCTACTGTCACAAACCATGCTATGCTGCCCTCTTTGGGCCAAAAG GTGTTAACATTGGAGGAGCAGGTTCTTATGTGTACGATGCTCCAGCCAGCGACAACACCGGTGGGGATTCAGCCTCTAAAGTTGAAGAGAAGCGTGTGTACGCGCCAAAGGCGCCATCAAAAG cTGGCAGCATTACCACTTTCTCCGGCGAGGCCAACCTCTGTCCCCGATGCAACAAGAAGGTGTACTTTG CTGAGAAGGTGACCTCCCTGGGGAAGGACTGGCACCGGCCCTGTCTGCGCTGTGAGAGGTGCAGCAAGACTCTGGCTCCTGGCAGCCACGCAGAG CATGACGGCCAGCCCTACTGCCACAAACCCTGCTACGCCGTCCTCTTTGGACCCAAAG GCGTCAACACTGGCGGAGTGGGCAGCTACATCTATGACAAGGAGCCCAGTGCAGTGACCCAGCCTTGA